Within Pseudomonas paeninsulae, the genomic segment ATCCGCTGGGATGATCCGAGCCTGGCCATCGACTGGCCGCTGAGCGAAGCCCCGCAACTGTCGGCCAAGGACCAGACCGGTTTCAGCCTGGCCGCTGCGGAGCTGTTTCCATGAAGATTCTGCTGCTCGGCCAACAGGGCCAAGTCAGTCGCGAATTGCAGCTGAGCCTGCACGATCAAGGGGAATTGATCGTGCGCGGTCGCGATCAACTCGACCTCGCTGATCCTGCGCAGATTCGCCAGCAAGTGCGCGGATTGCGCCCCGACTTGATCGTCAACGCCGCCGCCTACACGGCGGTCGACCAGGCCGAAAACGAGCCCGAACTGGCCTTCGCGATCAACGCCACGGCGCCCGAGGTGCTGGCCGAGGAAGCCGCCAGCCTAAGCGTGCCGCTGATCCACTACTCCACCGACTACGTGTTTGACGGCCGTAAGCCGGCGCCTTATGTCGAGGACGACACGCCCAACCCGCTCGGTGTCTATGGCCAGAGCAAGCTGGCCGGCGAGCGGGCGATTCAGGCCGTCGCTGGCGCCCACCTGATTCTGCGTACCAGCTGGGTCTACTCGCTGCACGGGCGCAACTTTCTGCTGACCATGCAACGCCTGCTGCAAGAACGCGACGAGCTCAAAGTCGTGGCCGATCAAATTGGCGCGCCCACCTGGGCCGGTAGCATTGCCAGTACCACCGCCCAGTTGATCGAGCATTGGCGCAGCGGCCAAAACGGGCCCTGGGGCGTTTATCACCTGACCGCCCAGGGCGAAATCTCCTGGTTCGGCTTTGCCAGCGCGATCGCCGAGCAACTGCGCACGCAAGGCAAGCCCACCGCGACCCTGCAGCCCATCCCCACCAGCGCCTACCCGACCCCGGCGCAGCGCCCGCTCAACTCGCGCCTCGACTGCAGTCGCCTGCAACGCGACTGGCAGGTCCAGCTGGTGGACTGGCACAGTAGCCTGCTCGAGTGCCTGCACAACCCGGCACATCGCTGCTAGTGTCACGACAGGGTTCAACTGTCGCAAACCTGTAGGAGCACGCCATGCGTGCGAATCGCCGGCATGGCCGGCTCCTACAAGCCGATGGCTAACGACGCAGGGACTCCACGACCAATGATCTGTGGCGCGACACTGGCCTGAACAAGCGCCAGCGCAATCCGGGAGATCCCCCCGGATCGCACCGCGTCCCGCGGTTTATCCAGGCCTACACCTGTGCTTCGACAGGCTGACGAGCCAGCGCCAGCAGAAGCCTCACCGGGGTGCCGGATCATGGTGGGTTGGCAGGGCACCATAGTGGGCTGAATTCCTCCTACCCACGAGCCACTGGCACAGCCCTTGCTAATGCTCGAAGATGCATAATTCCTGCGACACCCGGGCACCTGACTCCATGACTGCAACCATCCGCACTCCCAAACGTCTCCGCTGGCGCAGCCTGGTGTTGCTTGCCTTGCTCCTGACCCCGCTACTCTGGCCGCTGCAACAACTGGCCGAGCGTTATTACAGCGGCGTGCTGAACGAGCAGAACCGTCAGACCCTTGACCTGTATGTCGCCAACCTGCTCGGCACTCTGAACCGCTATGAGGTGCTGCCGCCGATCCTCGGGCAACTGCCGGCCCTGCGCCAGCTGTTGCAGCACAGCGCCGACGGGCAATTGCGCGACCAGACCAACCATTTGCTGGCCGGCCTGCAGCAACAGACCGGGGCCGACGTGATCTACCTGATGGCTCCCGACGGCCAGACCCTGGCGGCCTCCAACTGGGATCAAGAGGACAGCTTCGTCGAGCGCAACTTCTCCTACCGCCCCTATTTTCGCGACGCCATGCAAGGCCGTCCCGGTCGCTTCTTCGGCCTCGGCACCACGTCTGGCAAGCGTGGCTACTTCTTCGCCGCGGCGGTACGCGAGGGCTCGCAGATTCTTGGCGTGCTGGTGGTCAAGGTCGACCTCGATCACACCGAAACCCTGTGGGGCAATCGCCCAGAGCAGTTGCTGGTCACCGACAACTACGGCGTGGTGATCCTCACCTCGCAGGCCGACTGGCGCTTCCATGCCACCCGCGAGCTGGACAACGCCGAACGCGCCGCGATTACCGCCACCCAGCCTTACCGCATCCAGTCGCCGCCGCCCCTGAGGCTCGACCCAGGGGCCTGGCTACGTCAGGGCCGCGATCTCGACGAGATCGGCTGGACCGTGAGCATTCTGGCGCCGCGCCTGCTGCTCGATCGTCCTGTGCGTAGCGCTGTCGCCATCGGTGGCGCGGCGTTGCTGGTACTTATCCTGCTACTTGGTCTGCTGATGCAACGCCGCCGGCATTACCTCGAACGCATCGCTCTGGATGCCCGTGCCCGCCAGGAGCTTGAGCAGCGCGTGCAGGAACGCACCCAGGATCTGGAGCTGCTCAACAGCCGCCTGAAACAGGAAGTGCTGGAGCGCGAACACGCCCAACAGGAACTGGTGCGCGCCCAGGATGAACTGGTGCAGGCCGGCAAGCTGTCGGCCCTGGGCACCATGAGCGCGAGCATCAGCCATGAGCTCAATCAGCCGCTGGCGGCGATTCGCAGCTATGCCGACAACGCCGGCGTGCTGCTCGACCACCAGCGCAGCGAAGACGCGCGCGCCAACCTCAAGCTGATCAGCCAGATGACCGAGCGCATGGCCTCGATCATTTCCCACCTGCGCGCCTTCGCCCGCCGTGACCGCCACGCCCCGGAAAGCGTGGCCCTGCAGCCAGCCCTCGACGACGCCCTGGCGCTGCTGGCCAAGCGCCGTCGGGCCATGCAGGTCGAACTGATCCGCGATTTGCCGGAGGCCACCCTGTGGGTCCAGGCTGGCGAAACCCGCCTGCGCCAGGTGCTCGGGAACCTGCTGGCCAACGCCCTCGACGCCCTGGGCGAAAAAGCGCCACCACGGCGCATCTGGCTCAGCACCGAACGCCATGCCACTGGCATCGACCTGCACCTGCGCGATAACGGCCCGGGCTTCAGCGCCGAAGCCCTGCAACGCGCCCGCGAACCCTTCTTCACCACCAAGACCAGCGCCCAGGGCCTGGGCCTGGGCCTGGCGATTTGCGATACCCTGATACGCGCCCTCGGCGGTGAACTACTGCTGGCCAATCACCCCGACGGCGGCGCCCTGCTGACCCTGCGCCTGCGCGCCGCCGAACACGGCGTTAGAACCCAGTCGCCCGAGGACTATTACCTATGACCACCCTCGACCCACGCACTCAAGTGCTGTTGATCGACGACGACCCGCACCTGCGCCAGGCCTTGAGTCAGACCCTCGACCTGGCTGGGCTGCAAGTCGTCAGCCTGGCCGACGCCCGCGGCGTCGCTGCGCGCATCGCGCGCGACTGGGCCGGTGTGGTGGTCAGCGATATTCGCATGCCGGGCATCGATGGCATGCAACTGCTCGAACAGTTGCACGAGCAGGACCCGGACCTGCCGGTGCTGTTGATCACCGGCCATGGCGATGTACCGCTGGCGGTGCAGGCGATGCGCGCCGGCGCCTATGACTTTCTCGAGAAACCCTTCGCCAGCGCAGACCTGCTCGATAGCGTACGCCGCGCCCTCGCCCTGCGCCGCCTGGTGCTGGATAACCGCTGCCTGCGCCTGGCCCTGGCCGACCGCCAGCAGTTGAGCGCGCGCCTGGTCGGCCAGTCGCCGGCCATGGCGCGCCTGCGCGAGCAGATCGGTGCCCTGGCCAACATCAGCGCCGATGTATTGATCCTCGGTGAGACGGGTGCCGGCAAGGAAGTCGTCGCTCGCGCCCTGCACGACCTGTCCAATCGCCGCGACGGCCCCTTCGTGGCGATCAACGCCGGCGCCCTGGCCGAGTCGGTGGTGGAAAGCGAACTGTTCGGCCACGAACCCGGCGCCTTTACCGGTGCGCAAAAACGCCGTATCGGCAAGTTCGAGTTCGCCAACGGCGGCACCCTGTTCCTCGATGAAATCGAGAGCATGAGCCTGGAAGTCCAGGTCAAGCTGCTGCGCCTGCTGCAGGAACGGGTGGTCGAACGCCTGGGCGGCAACCAGTTGATCCCCCTGGATATCCGCGTGATCGCCGCGACCAAGGAAGACCTGCGCCAGGCCGCCGACCAGGGCCGTTTCCGCGCCGACCTGTATTACCGCCTGAACGTCGCGCCGTTGCGCATCCCGCCCCTGCGCGAACGTGGCGAAGATGCCCTGCTGCTGTTCCAACACTTCGCCGATGGCGCCAGCACCCGCCACGGCCTGGCCGTGCGCGAACTGCAACCGGGGCAACGCGCCATGCTCCTGCGTCACCCCTGGCCGGGCAATGTGCGCGAACTGCAGAATGCCGCCGAGCGCTTCGCCCTCGGTCTCGACCTGGGTCTGGATCTCGGCCTGGAGCTGAACCTGGACAACCCGCAGAACGGCGTGCCGCCCAGCGGTAACCTCAGCGAGCAGGTGGAGGCCTTCGAGCGCGCCATGATCGCCGCCGAGCTGAGTCGTGCCCATGGTTCGCTGCGCAGCCTGGCCGAAGCCCTCGGTGTGCCGCGCAAGACCCTGCACGACAAATTACGCAAGCATGGCCTGAGCGTCAGCGACACTGGCGGAAGCTCGCCAGATGACTTCGACTGACTGGCGGATTCCCGCCATCTCCGCCCACCCCAGCGCGCCATAATCTGCAGCAGCGGCGTGCCGAACCGCTGGCGGGAACCTCTCTGCTCCCCGCACAAGCCAGTTCCCGCAAGGTGCCAGCGCCTTCTGCCAAGGATTATCCGCGACTGTATGGCGCGCCGATCAACAGTCTGGCATGGCGGTTGCTCTAGTACCTGCAGGCGATCCAACAAGCACAAGTCCAGGCAATCGCTGCCCAGCGTCCGTCGTTTTCCGGCAGGCCGCCTAGACTTATTCTTGTTCGCCCGCTCTACAGCGCTACGGCGCATACCGAAGCACAAAAACAAGAGGAAGCATTTCATGTTCAAACTGACTGCCAAGGCGCTGGCTTGCGCCCTGTCGCTGAGCATCGCCGGTATGGCCCAAGCGGCCGATCCGATTGTGATCAAATTCTCCCACGTGGTCGCCGAGCACACGCCGAAAGGCCAGGGTGCCGCGCTGTTCAAGAAGCTCGCCGAAGAGCGCCTGGGCGACAAGGTCAAGGTCGAGGTCTACCCGAACTCCTCGCTGTTCGGCGATGGCAAGGAAATGGAAGCGCTGTTGCTCGGTGACGTGCAACTGATCGCCCCGTCCCTGGCCAAGTTCGAGCAATACACCAAGCAGATCCAGGTATTCGACCTGCCGTTCCTGTTCCAGGACATGGCCGCCGTCGACCGCTTCCAGCAAAGCCCGGAAGGTCAGGCACTGCTGAAATCCATGGAAGACAAGAACATCACCGGCCTGGGTTACTGGCACAACGGCCTCAAGCAGCTGTCGGCCAACAAGGCGCTGCGTGAGCCCAAAGATGCCCGTGGCCTGAAGTTCCGCGTACAGGCGTCCGCCGTACTCGAAGAGCAATTCAAGGCCGTGCGCGCCAACCCGCGCAAGATGAGCTTCGCCGAGGTCTACCAAGGCCTGCAGACTGGCGTGGTCAACGGTGCCGAGAACCCCTACTCGAACATCTACAGCCAGAAGATGCATGAAGTGCAGAAGTACATCACCGAGTCCAACCACGGTGTCCTCGACTACATGCTGATCACCAACACCAAGTTCTGGAACGGCCTGCCGGCAGACGTCCGCACTGAGCTGGACAAGATCATCGTGGAGGTGACGGCCGAAGTGAACAAGCAAGCAGGCGCGCTGAACGAAGGTGACAAGCAACGCATCCTCGATGCCAAGACCAGCGAAATCATCAACCTGACCCCGGAGCAACGCGGCATGTGGCGCGACGCCATGAAGCCGGTGTGGGCCAAGTTCGAAGGCGAGATCGGTGCCGACCTGATCAAGGCCGCCGACGCCGCCAACCAGTAGAAGGGTGGGTTTAGCCACAAAGTGGCGTAACCCACCGGCAGCGGCGGCTGCTCGTCCCGCTGTCGGGCTATTGCGCCAGGTACTGCCGTAGATGCAGTCCTGGCCCCCCTTCTCTCCACTGGAGATGCTATCGATGAACGCCTTGCGACGCGCGTATGATCACTTCGAGGAAGGCTTTATCGCCTTTCTCCTGGCGCTCATGACGCTTGTGACATTCGTCTACGTGATCCTCAACAACCTCTACACCCTGTTCTACAACTGGGGCGATCGCTGGGAAGGCGCCAGCGACCAGCTCTTCGCCATCGGCGACTTCATTCTCGGGCTGGCCCAGGACATGACCTGGAGCATCTCTCTGACCAAGGCACTGTTCGCCTGGTTGATCTTCTTCGGCCTGGCCTATGGCGTGCGCACTGCCGGGCATATCGGCGTCGACGCGCTGGTCAAACTGGCCAGCAAGCCAGTGCAACGGATTATCGGTCTGATCGCCTGCCTGTGCTGCCTGGGCTATGCGGGGCTGATCGCGGTAGCCAGCTTCGACTGGATGCACACGTTGTTTACCGCCAACATTGGCGCCGAGGACCTCGGTCACTACGGCATCAAGCAATGGCATATCACCCTGATCGTGCCGTTCGGCTACGCCATGGTGTTTATTCGATTCCTGGAAATCTTCGTGCGTATTCTGCGCCACCAGCAGACCGGTCTCGGCCTGGCCGATGAAGCCGCCGAAGCCATGAAGTTGACCGAGCACGAGGAACCCAAGCAATGACCATTCTGTTCCTCTTCATTCTGCTGTTCGTGCTGATGTTCATTGGCGTGCCGGTTGCCGCGTCCCTCGGCCTGGCTGGCTCGGTGACCATCATGCTGTTCAGCCCTGATTCGGTGCGTTCGCTGGCGATCAAGTTGTTCGAGACCAGCGAGCACTACACCCTGCTGGCGATTCCGTTCTTCCTGCTGTCCGGCGCCTTCATGACCACTGGCGGCGTGGCCCAGCGCCTGATCGATTTCGCCAACGCCTGCGTCGGCCATATCCGTGGCGGCCTGGCCATCTCCGCGGTGATGGCCTGCATGCTGTTTGCCGCCTTGTCCGGCTCCTCGCCAGCCACCGTGGCCGCCGTCGGCTCGATTGCCATCGC encodes:
- a CDS encoding sensor histidine kinase, which translates into the protein MTATIRTPKRLRWRSLVLLALLLTPLLWPLQQLAERYYSGVLNEQNRQTLDLYVANLLGTLNRYEVLPPILGQLPALRQLLQHSADGQLRDQTNHLLAGLQQQTGADVIYLMAPDGQTLAASNWDQEDSFVERNFSYRPYFRDAMQGRPGRFFGLGTTSGKRGYFFAAAVREGSQILGVLVVKVDLDHTETLWGNRPEQLLVTDNYGVVILTSQADWRFHATRELDNAERAAITATQPYRIQSPPPLRLDPGAWLRQGRDLDEIGWTVSILAPRLLLDRPVRSAVAIGGAALLVLILLLGLLMQRRRHYLERIALDARARQELEQRVQERTQDLELLNSRLKQEVLEREHAQQELVRAQDELVQAGKLSALGTMSASISHELNQPLAAIRSYADNAGVLLDHQRSEDARANLKLISQMTERMASIISHLRAFARRDRHAPESVALQPALDDALALLAKRRRAMQVELIRDLPEATLWVQAGETRLRQVLGNLLANALDALGEKAPPRRIWLSTERHATGIDLHLRDNGPGFSAEALQRAREPFFTTKTSAQGLGLGLAICDTLIRALGGELLLANHPDGGALLTLRLRAAEHGVRTQSPEDYYL
- the rfbD gene encoding dTDP-4-dehydrorhamnose reductase is translated as MKILLLGQQGQVSRELQLSLHDQGELIVRGRDQLDLADPAQIRQQVRGLRPDLIVNAAAYTAVDQAENEPELAFAINATAPEVLAEEAASLSVPLIHYSTDYVFDGRKPAPYVEDDTPNPLGVYGQSKLAGERAIQAVAGAHLILRTSWVYSLHGRNFLLTMQRLLQERDELKVVADQIGAPTWAGSIASTTAQLIEHWRSGQNGPWGVYHLTAQGEISWFGFASAIAEQLRTQGKPTATLQPIPTSAYPTPAQRPLNSRLDCSRLQRDWQVQLVDWHSSLLECLHNPAHRC
- a CDS encoding sigma-54-dependent transcriptional regulator, whose amino-acid sequence is MTTLDPRTQVLLIDDDPHLRQALSQTLDLAGLQVVSLADARGVAARIARDWAGVVVSDIRMPGIDGMQLLEQLHEQDPDLPVLLITGHGDVPLAVQAMRAGAYDFLEKPFASADLLDSVRRALALRRLVLDNRCLRLALADRQQLSARLVGQSPAMARLREQIGALANISADVLILGETGAGKEVVARALHDLSNRRDGPFVAINAGALAESVVESELFGHEPGAFTGAQKRRIGKFEFANGGTLFLDEIESMSLEVQVKLLRLLQERVVERLGGNQLIPLDIRVIAATKEDLRQAADQGRFRADLYYRLNVAPLRIPPLRERGEDALLLFQHFADGASTRHGLAVRELQPGQRAMLLRHPWPGNVRELQNAAERFALGLDLGLDLGLELNLDNPQNGVPPSGNLSEQVEAFERAMIAAELSRAHGSLRSLAEALGVPRKTLHDKLRKHGLSVSDTGGSSPDDFD
- a CDS encoding TRAP transporter small permease yields the protein MNALRRAYDHFEEGFIAFLLALMTLVTFVYVILNNLYTLFYNWGDRWEGASDQLFAIGDFILGLAQDMTWSISLTKALFAWLIFFGLAYGVRTAGHIGVDALVKLASKPVQRIIGLIACLCCLGYAGLIAVASFDWMHTLFTANIGAEDLGHYGIKQWHITLIVPFGYAMVFIRFLEIFVRILRHQQTGLGLADEAAEAMKLTEHEEPKQ
- the dctP gene encoding C4-dicarboxylate TRAP substrate-binding protein DctP — protein: MFKLTAKALACALSLSIAGMAQAADPIVIKFSHVVAEHTPKGQGAALFKKLAEERLGDKVKVEVYPNSSLFGDGKEMEALLLGDVQLIAPSLAKFEQYTKQIQVFDLPFLFQDMAAVDRFQQSPEGQALLKSMEDKNITGLGYWHNGLKQLSANKALREPKDARGLKFRVQASAVLEEQFKAVRANPRKMSFAEVYQGLQTGVVNGAENPYSNIYSQKMHEVQKYITESNHGVLDYMLITNTKFWNGLPADVRTELDKIIVEVTAEVNKQAGALNEGDKQRILDAKTSEIINLTPEQRGMWRDAMKPVWAKFEGEIGADLIKAADAANQ